A window from Purpureocillium takamizusanense chromosome 3, complete sequence encodes these proteins:
- the img2 gene encoding mitochondrial large ribosomal subunit L49 (COG:S~EggNog:ENOG503P6ZK) yields the protein MMHQFLPRVALRGHAIALRTTCPQRIQPISSRLLSSATTQAAAPAQAAARPSRTHSQPPVPPPSKSPAELATLPYIVRRTPSAQLPLYKRTMSGGTRHVVLIKKVDGNRRKLLDDMVAALQIPKGEIRINPTTQHIELKGVHFDKTRAWLLEQGF from the exons ATGATGCACCAATTCCTCCCGCGCGTCGCCTTGCGAGGGCACGCGATTGCCCTCCGCACCACCTGCCCCCAGCGCATCCAGCCGATCTCCTCCCGGCTCCTCTCATCCGCGACCACacaagccgccgcgccggcacaGGCCGCAGCCAGGCCAAGCCGAACACACAGCCagccccccgtccccccacCGTCTAAGTCACCAGCGGAACTCGCGACTCTTCCCTACATTGTCAGGCGAACGCCATCCGCCCAGCTCCCTCTCTATAAGCGCACAATGTCGGGTGGCACGCGACACGTCGTGCTGATAAAGAAGGTGGACGGCAACCGGAggaagctgctcgacgacatggtggCGGCACTGCAGATCCCCAAGGGGGAAATCCGAATCAATCCTACAACACAACACATAGAATTGAAG GGCGTCCACTTTGATAAgacgcgggcgtggctgCTAGAGCAGGGATTTTGA
- the INT6 gene encoding eukaryotic translation initiation factor 3 subunit E (COG:J~EggNog:ENOG503NWSQ) has product MEDVLKAVSADGSSIMPLLAPHLSRHLLFPLIQFEGDKAEEKGEDEKAKKIVSGKIKLLEDTNMTDYVATLYCDLHGVADPPAEYTKKRQEVLAQLEKYEQATAKIADLLTQDEVVNGLRSDKVANLEFLKNQHGVTMEMVNALYDFGQFQFRCGQYGPAADMLYQFRVLSTDNDKVSASTWGKLASEILSTNWESAVDELKNVREGIDTKLFNNPRAQLDHRTMLIHWSLFPLFNWDGAREPILDMFFSAAYINTIQTSCPWVLRYLIAAVITGRTRARNSSIQQKQLKDVVRYVRQEAYEYVDPITQFIHALYIAHDFDAARDALREAEEVCRSDFFLASSADAFVSAARHLICESYCKIFSRMNIRDLSGKLGLNPDEGEKWIVNLIRETRLDAKIDSKDGTVIMNHPPNNVYQQVIEKTKGGFFRTQVLNAAVSK; this is encoded by the exons ATGGAGGATGTTCTCAAGGCCGTGTCGGCCGATGGCTCGTCAATCATGCCCCTGCTGGCGCCGCACCTCAGCCGTCACCTGCTGTTCCCGCTGATCCAGTTCGAGGGCGACAAGGCGGAGGAaaagggcgaggacgaaaAGGCAAAGAAGATTGTGTCGGGCAAGatcaagctgctcgaggacacCAACATGACCGACTACGTCGCGACCCTGTACTGCGACCTCCACGGCGTTGCCGACCCGCCGGCCGAGTACACCAAGAAGCGGCAAGAGGTGCTCGCGCAGCTGGAAAAGTACGAgcaggcgacggccaagATTGCCGATCTCCTGACgcaggacgaggtcgtcaaCGGGCTCCGGAGCGACAAGGTTGCCAACTTGGAGTTCTTGAAGAACCAGCATGGG GTCACCATGGAAATGGTCAACGCGCTGTACGACTTTGGGCAGTTCCAGTTCCGATGCGGGCAGTacggcccggccgccgacatgctGTACCAGTTCCGTGTCCTGTCGACCGACAACGACAAggtctcggcctcgacgtggGGCAAGCTCGCGTCCGAGATCCTGTCGACCAACTGGGAgtcggccgtggacgagctCAAGAACGTCAGGGAGGGCATCGACACCAAGCTCTTCAACAacccgcgcgcgcagctcgaCCACCGGACCATGCTCATCCACTGGTCGCTCTTCCCCCTGTTCAACTgggacggcgcccgcgagcccATCCTGGACAtgttcttctccgccgcctaCATCAACACCATCCAGACCTCGTGCCCCTGGGTCCTGCGGTACCtgatcgccgccgtcatcaccggCCGCACGCGTGCCCGCAACAGCTCCATccagcagaagcagctcaaggacgtggTCCGCTACGTCCGCCAGGAGGCGTACGAGTACGTCGACCCCATCACGCAGTTCATCCACGCGCTGTACATCGCCCACGActttgacgccgcccgcgacgccctccgcgaggccgaggaggtcTGCCGCAGCGACTTCTTCctcgcgtcctcggccgacgcCTTTGTCTCGGCCGCCCGTCACCTCATCTGCGAGAGCTACTGCAAGATCTTTAGCCGCATGAATATCCGCGACCTGAGCGGCAAGCTCGGCCTGAAccccgacgagggcgagaagTGGATCGTCAACCTGATCCGCGAGACGAGGCTGGACGCCAAGATCGACAGCAAGgacggcaccgtcatcaTGAACCACCCGCCCAACAACGTCTACCAGCAGGTCATTGAGAAGACCAAGGGCGGCTTCTTCAGGACACAGgtcctcaacgccgccgtgtccAAGTAA
- the APC1 gene encoding Anaphase-promoting complex subunit 1 (BUSCO:EOG0926049S~TransMembrane:5 (o1295-1317i1521-1540o1592-1610i1630-1648o1654-1671i)~COG:D~COG:O~EggNog:ENOG503NUCJ) — protein sequence MATVKSLGLHKPAGLHHAVQENLIPADAPASSYVWDVTVGDDDNEDELLTTQTSVVWCRGRIFRKAFNFNLEKEPVTQALLAYFPSSEADKTEHDATKKAQHAPPALEKALVVFLKTQAHIFFLSGTSHIVHMPFEVESAVAGPVGVVIQRRAKAESTAPVSLKFPRAPPSSFVSSQMTAFDSSQRTTFSVEGLGNPKALHLSLRSTLENMWDAPMEQPESHWPRLLSLTDPLAEIGLVVAEAESQGPRTRRTTAGKPAFLDPAEEILHIEQIDLPVASAKKLRDPVVLGVSINRETSSYSVWRMTYLRHEDHFIGHSKTARKQGNRRRSSMQPGFASGASTPVQQNFRESFGVPLPGKRQRKSDKVEKPLDLVSSLEQQDAEGPGVARRSSRRLSSMLARADLSASHERSVFADQPLAPNVGVSKRHEHGRSSSSFHHPVRPSLGSLLEAPIDAGLGEGLHNMALDDHDFDGLQREILFTRIHTISLDNTHLRYSTSTRPARDQSKVFILTAPAFAIDDQQRTQLLIAIQDSFERRLQLITLHVKVQDKFGQAATSIVPREQWKVQNVVDSSKLVDGDLSVILVLSEAMDGRHELSTQAPWIELTKVSLSLLFVDDTRDLQYRGRAPDRDVKHRKSEVIDLSNGGVTGIRFPRKNGVVDVADANGRLHQLKIQLQPHCPQVRRALEICRSVLPDSLGGRVHAGWLHAMQWLGSQDESVVNVEWSAFTILLFASFLNLGRSDVKPAPAARLPVRRKRPPSGSFGSIKESEDWRAMEMSETTNALGCPVWMLNKGWQWALDEDEEPTSLSLQSESPRFVSKHIALAREYMASQLGEAALGASGYLPTALGRNTDARRKVAVDIFMALHLLLEEQKLDVTTPEYISPGRADLRVLLCQIARWLKWHGFWSMYELGIQEDVDSRHDAELSLKSPIPQPPVMPDVLGWIQSRLVGLRGKPCLTPADIYFASSRLSETEKLEDRRWDLITPRTLMLKRFFKVIKPKSTAIQMVEAMRDCGITKLVLETLPEAVLAPLLDAISLCQPHPPSQWSHELLELINRSDISLILAADKRPRLATSSILAPTHVASRDFRLLCRSVEEMNTLGYEEGGGTERQAVIRALFKEDRRLNEAQDLLATHKARVVRLDPNPSWPESEYLEKQKELVSRIATGTLAIPAGRALLYFSLRYPLITQKFHIGGFNLNCVVKPANVTVGVDKALFTEEKVCWGFFHQGVSAGLAISPQAKGIDTSWILYNKPGQELSNRHAGFLLALGLNGHLKGVAKWVAFKYLTPKHTMTSIGLLLGLAASYMGTMDSLITRLLSVHATRMLPRGAAELNLSPLTQTSGIMGIGLLYCNSQHRRMSEIMLSEIEHVDDEDEEEPLRSECYRLAAGFALGLINLGRGNDLKGLHDMRLTEILVAHATATKNVDIVHILDRAAAGAVMAIALIFMKSEDQIVARKIDVPDSVLQFDYIRPDILLLRTVTKNLILWSKVEPTFAWIHNSLPTAYRPRHKLMGISKLRSIDLSFYSILTGLCLSIALRFSGSASTKVRDLLLHYLDQFMRISRIPATPRDHPDAAPRYDEELARSNARMCQDIVALSCSIVMAGTGDVPVLRRLRALHGRDDPDTPYGSHLAAHLAIGSLFLGCGTATFGSSNKAIAALLIAFYPVFPTTVMDNRAHLQAFRYFWVLAAEQRCLVAKDSITGQPVSVSVQIKMKDGSSCEPLLQKTTPCLLPPLDEIACLSTSCGPQYWDVQLDFSNEDVKRAFTETQSLYLQRRPPREGEFSSTLRELGKDSRGENPFEWLFSLEPLQDVTHAEKASLLEATKRPAEVGSALDARLELERGIADGGDRERLEGARLLFEWGATRDRLLKSQQPPSPPPPPTSQDAAHSQSFDTADSQSTIRPPPPPGGSSSPPDTPPTPRAGEDVWWMRDSAIDALKGKVWLAAQEDAE from the exons aTGGCGACGGTCAAGTCCCTGGGGCTGCACAAGCCGGCCGGCCTCCACCATGCGGTCCAGGAAAACCTGATCCCCGCggacgcgccggcgtcgtcctaCGTCTGGGACGTCACGGtgggcgatgacgacaacgaggacgagttGCTGACGACGCAAACCTCGGTCGTCTGGTGTCGGGGGCGCATCTTCCGCAAGGCCTTCAACTTTAACCTCGAAAAGGAACCCGTCACGCAGGCTCTCCTCGCCTACTTTCCCTCGTCCGAAGCGGACAAGACCGAACACGATGCGACCAAGAAAGCACAACACGCTCCGCCCGCTCTCGAAAAGGCTCTGGTCGTCTTCCTCAAGACGCAGGCTCACATCTTCTTCCTGTCCGGCACCAGTCACATCGTCCACATGCCGTTCGAGGTCGAGTCCGCCGTTGCCGGGCCGGTAGGCGTCGTCATACAGCGAAGGGCAAAGGCCGAAAGCACGGCCCCGGTCTCTCTCAAGTTTccccgagcgccgccgagctcctttGTGTCGTCGCAGATGACGGCATTCGACAGCTCGCAGCGGACGACCTTTTCCGTCGAGGGGCTTGGCAATCCAAAGGCCCTCCACCTCAGTCTACGTTCGACGCTGGAGAACATGTGGGACGCTCCTATGGAGCAACCGGAGTCACACTGGCCGCGGCTCCTATCGTTGACCGATCCCCTGGCGGAGATTGGCCTGGTGGTCGCAGAGGCCGAATCTCAGGGTCCTCGAACGAGACGGACCACTGCGGGGAAGCCCGCGTTCCTAGATCCGGCGGAAGAGATACTGCACATAGAGCAGATTGACCTGCCTGTGGCGTCGGCCAAGAAGCTACgcgaccccgtcgtcctcggcgtctccaTCAACCGGGAAACCAGCTCGTACAGCGTATGGCGCATGACGTATCTTCGGCACGAGGACCACTTCATCGGTCACAGCAAAACGGCCAGGAAGCAAGGCAATCGCCGCCGAAGCTCTATGCAGCCCGGCTtcgcgagcggcgcgtcGACTCCAGTCCAGCAAAATTTCCGAGAAAGCTTTGGTGTGCCGCTACCAGGAAAGCGACAGCGGAAGAGTGACAAGGTCGAGAAGCCGCTTGACCTGGTATCGTCACTCGAGCAGCAAGATGCGGAAGGCCCTGGGGTGGCCCGGCGGAGCTCTCGCCGGCTGAGCTCGATGCTCGCACGAGCAGATCTGTCGGCATCTCACGAGCGATCCGTCTTTGCCGACCAGCCGCTCGCGCCCAACGTCGGGGTTTCCAAACGGCACGAGCACGGGCGCTCAAGCTCCAGCTTTCATCATCCGGTGCGCCCGAGTCTCGGGAGCCTGCTCGAGGCACCCATCGATGCCGGGCTCGGCGAGGGTCTGCACAACATGGCACTGGACGACCACGATTTCGACGGTCTGCAGCGCGAGATCCTCTTCACCCGAATCCACACAATATCGCTGGACAACACCCACCTCCGATACTCAActtcgacgaggccggcccgTGACCAGTCCAAGGTCTTTATTCTCACAGCCCCGGCATTTGCCATTGACGACCAGCAGCGCACCCAGCTGCTCATCGCTATTCAAGACTCGTTTGAGAGACGGCTGCAACTGATCACGCTGCATGTCAAGGTGCAGGACAAGTTCGGCCAGGCAGCCACGTCCATTGTCCCGCGTGAGCAGTGGAAAGTCCAAAACGTGGTGGACTCGTCCAagcttgtcgatggcgaccTGTCGGTCATCCTGGTCCTTTCCGAAGCCATGGATGGGCGCCACGAGCTGAGCACCCAGGCGCCGTGGATAGAGCTGACCAAGGTCTCCCTGTCGCTGCTCTTCGTGGACGACACGAGAGACTTGCAATACCGGGGCCGGGCGCCTGATCGAGATGTCAAGCACAGAAAGTCAGAGGTCATTGATCTAAGCAATGGTGGCGTGACCGGTATTCGCTTTCCGCGTAAGAacggcgtcgttgacgtCGCGGACGCGAACGGCCGCCTACACCAACTCAAGATCCAGCTGCAGCCTCACTGCCCCCAAGTCCGAAGGGCCTTGGAGATCTGCAGGAGCGTGCTACCGGACTCACTAGGCGGGCGAGTCCATGCCGGGTGGCTACACGCCATGCAGTGGTTGGGCTCTCAGGACGAATCTGTCGTCAACGTGGAGTGGTCCGCATTCACCATCCTGCTCTTTGCGTCGTTCCTCAACCTAGGCAGATCAGACGTCAAGCCGGCGCCTGCAGCACGCCTGCCAGTGCGCCGGAAAAGGCCGCCTTCGGGCTCGTTCGGATCCATAAAGGAATCCGAGGACTGGCGGGCGATGGAAATGTCTGAAACCACCAATGCGCTTGGCTGTCCAGTCTGGATGCTGAACAAGGGGTGGCAGtgggcgctcgacgaggacgaagagccCACGTCACTGTCCCTCCAGAGCGAAAGCCCCAGGTTTGTCTCGAAGCACATTGCCTTGGCGAGGGAGTACATGGCTTcgcagctgggcgaggcAGCTCTCGGTGCTTCTGGATACCTGCCTACCGCGCTTGGTCGCAACACGGATGCACGCCGCAAGGTTGCCGTGGACATCTTCATGGCGCTGCACCTTCTTCTCGAGGAACAGAAGCTGGACGTAACCACGCCAGAGTACATTTCGCCCGGGAGAGCGGACCTGAGAGTATTGCTGTGTCAGATTGCGAGATGGCTCAAGTGGCACGGGTTCTGGTCCATGTATGAGCTGGGCATCCAGGAGGATGTCGATTCGCGGCACGATGCTG AGCTTAGTCTCAAATCTCCCATTCCACAGCCTCCCGTCATGCCAGACGTGCTCGGCTGGATCCAGTCGCGGCTTGTTGGATTGCGTGGGAAGCCGTGCCTGACGCCTGCCGACATCTACTTTGCCAGCTCGCGTCTTTCCGAGACGGAAAAGCTGGAGGACCGGAGGTGGGATCTGATTACCCCTCGTACTCTCATGCTGAAGCGTTTCTTCAAAGTCATCAAGCCAAAGTCGACCGCCATACAAATGGTGGAGGCGATGCGAGACTGCGGGATCACAAAGCTCGTCTTGGAAACCCTGCCAGAGGCCGTCCTGGCGCCTCTCCTGGACGCCATATCCCTCTGCCAGCCGCATCCGCCCTCGCAATGGTCGCATGAGCTTCTCGAACTGATCAATCGCAGCGACATCAGCCTTATCCTAGCTGCGGACAAGCGGCCGCGCCTGGCGACATCGAGCATCCTG GCCCCCACACATGTGGCTTCTCGAGACTTTCGGCTCCTTTGCCGCAGCGTGGAGGAGATGAACACCCTGGGATACGAGGAAGGCGGAGGCACCGAACGCCAGGCCGTCATCCGGGCACTGTTCAAGGAAGATCGTCGTCTCAACGAGGCCCAGGACCTGCTGGCGACGCACAAGGCGAGGGTCGTGCGCCTGGATCCGAACCCAAGCTGGCCCGAAAGCGAGTACCTTGAGAAGCAAAAGGAGCTCGTCTCACGGATCGCTACGGGCACGCTGGCGATTCCGGCCGGGCGTGCGTTGCTCTACTTTAGCCTGCGATACCCGCTCATCACGCAAAAGTTCCACATTGGTGGCTTCAATCTCAACTGCGTTGTCAAGCCGGCCAACgtcaccgtcggcgtcgacaaggccTTGTTCACCGAAGAAAAGGTCTGCTGGGGCTTCTTCCACCAGGGCGTCTCGGCGGGACTGGCCATTTCTCCGcaggccaagggcatcgaCACGTCGTGGATCCTGTACAACAAGCCGGGTCAGGAGCTGAGCAACCGCCACGCAGGCTTCCTGCTGGCCCTCGGTCTCAACGGGCATCTCAAGGGCGTCGCCAAGTGGGTTGCCTTCAAGTACCTGACGCCCAAGCACACCATGACCTCGATCGGGCTGCTCCTGGGCCTCGCGGCTTCGTACATGGGGACCATGGACTCTCTCATCACACGTCTGCTCTCCGTGCACGCCACGCGCATGCTTccccgcggcgcggcggagctcAATCTTTCGCCCCTCACGCAGACGTCGGGCATCATGGGCATCGGGCTGCTGTACTGCAACAGCCAGCACCGACGCATGAGCGAAATCATGCTATCCGAGatcgagcacgtcgacgacgaggacgaggaggagccgctgCGGAGCGAGTGCTACCGCCTGGCCGCAGGCTTTGCGCTGGGCCTCATCAACCTGGGCAGGGGCAACGATCTCAAGGGGCTGCACGACATGAGACTGACCGAAATACTGGTCGCGCATGCCACCGCGACAAAGAACGTCGACATTGTTCACATCCTCgaccgggccgccgccggtgccgtcaTGGCGATTGCTCTCATCTTCATGAAGTCGGAGGACCAGATAGTGGCTCGCAAGATTGACGTGCCCGATTCCGTCCTCCAGTTCGACTACATCCGCCCAGacatcctgctgctgcggaccGTGACCAAGAATCTCATCCTGTGGTCCAAGGTTGAGCCGACGTTTGCCTGGATTCACAACAGCCTGCCCACCGCGTACCGTCCACGGCACAAGCTCATGGGCATCTCGAAGCTGCGGTCCATCGACCTGTCTTTTTACAGCATCCTGACGGGCCTGTGCCTTTCGATTGCTCTGCGCTTTTCGGGCAGTGCGTCGACCAAGGTGCGGGACCTCCTGCTGCACTACCTTGACCAGTTCATGCGCATCTCGAGGATACCCGCTACGCCTCGCGACCAtcccgacgccgcgccgcgttATGATGAGGAACTCGCGCGGTCCAATGCCCGCATGTGTCAGGACATTGTTGCGCTGTCCTGTTCGATAGTCATGGCGGGCACCGGCGATGTGCCAGTTCTTCGCCGACTACGCGCACTGCATGGGCGAGACGATCCCGACACGCCATACGGCTCGCATCTAGCGGCTCATCTTGCTATCGGCTCCCTGTTCCTCGGGTGCGGAACGGCCACCTTTGGCTCCAGCAACAAGGCAATCGCAGCCCTTCTCATCGCCTTTTACCCCGTCTTTCCCACGACCGTCATGGACAACCGCGCTCACCTCCAAGCGTTCCGGTACTTTTGGGTGCTGGCGGCAGAGCAgcgctgcctcgtcgccaaggaCAGCATCACGGGACAGCCCGTGTCCGTGTCGGTGCAGATCAAGATGAAGGACGGCTCCTCGTGCGAGCCATTGCTGCAAAAGACGACGCCTTGCCTGCTACCGCCACTCGATGAAATCGCCTGTCTGTCGACCTCCTGCGGACCCCAGTACTGGGACGTCCAACTTGACTTTTCCAACGAGGATGTCAAGCGCGCCTTTACCGAGACGCAGAGTCTGTACCTCCAGCGTCGGCCCCCTCGCGAGGGCGAGTTCTCGTCCACCCTACGCGAGCTGGGCAAGGACAGCAGGGGCGAAAATCCGTTCGAGTGGCTCTTCAGCCTGGAGCCGCTGCAGGACGTGACGCACGCCGAGAAGGCGTCCCTCCTCGAAGCCACCAAACGCCCGGCCGAGGTTGGCTCCGCGCTGGACGCTCGgctggagctcgagcgcggcatcgccgacggcggcgacagggaGCGCCTCGAAGGCGCGAGGCTCCTCTTCGAATGGGGCGCCACCCGCGATCGCCTCTTGAAGTCCCaacagccgccgtcgccgccgccgccgccaacatcacAGGACGCGGCTCATTCGCAATCCTTTGACACCGCCGACAGCCAGTCTACCAtaaggccgccgccgccgcccgggggcAGTTCGTCGCCCCCCGACACGCCCCCAACGCCGCGAGCGGGTGAGGATGTCTGGTGGATGCGGGACAGCGCCATCGATgccctcaagggcaaggtgtggctggcggcgcaggaggatGCAGAGTAG